The window CAAAATAGTGGATGGTTATGATCTTTTTAACGACAGCAGAGGAACGCAGCGAGGTGCTTTTGTATGCCATGGAAACCTCCTTCCGGTTGACGGGATTGTGGTATAATGATTGGACAGCAATCATTATACCATAATCCGTGATGAAATGGTGAGAAGAGTACGATAATACAAATTAAATAATAAATAGTGCAAATATCTTTTGACACGCATTCATTATACTGAGGATATTAGAATTTAGGAGGTAACAGCGATGAACAAGAAACCGGTTCTGGTAATCATGGCAGCAGGCATGGGAAGCCGCTACGGGGGCTTAAAGCAGATTGACCCTGTAGATGCCCATGGAAACAAGATCATTGATTTTTCTATTTATGATGCGGTTTGTGCAGGATTTGAAAAGGTTGTCTTTATTATTAAAAAGGACATTGAAAAAGAATTTAAGGAAAACATCGGAGACCGCATGGCGGCGCATGTACAGGTGGAGTACGTATATCAGGAGCTTGGTAAGCTTCCAAAGGGATATGAGGTGCCGGAGGGAAGAGTGAAGCCCTGGGGAACAGGACATGCCATTTTATGCTGCAAGGATGCCATTGACGGACCCTTTGCAGTCATTAATGCAGATGATTTTTATGGCAGAAGTGCTTTTGTATCCATTTATGACCAGCTTAACAGGGTTTCTGACGGAGAGAAGTATCAGTACACCATGGTGGGCTACCAGCTTTACAACACCCTGACGGAAAACGGCCATGTGGCAAGAGGCGTGTGCAGCACCGATGAAGATGGAAAGCTTGTTGATATCAATGAGCGGACCAGAATCGAAAAGCACGGCGGCAAGGCAGAATTTACCGAGGATGATGGGAAAACCTGGACCGGGCTTTCAGAGGATACCATCGTTTCCATGAATATGTGGGGTTTTACAAACAGCATATTAAAAGAGCTTGAACAACGGTTTGCCGCATTTTTAGACAGGGAGCTTCCCAAAAATCCGGTAAAATGTGAATACTTCCTTCCCTTTGTGGTGGATGAACTGTTAAAGGAAGGCAAGGCAGAGGTTTCCGTATTAAAGAGTGTGGACCGCTGGTACGGTGTCACCTACAAGGAAGATAAGGAAACAGTAGTGAATGCCATCAAAGGATTGAAAGAAGCCGGTCTGTATCCGGAAAAGCTATGGGAGGAAATGTAATGGGAGACGCACAGTGCGGAAAGATTAAAGAGGCTATCGGACTTCTGGCCTTTGAGGGGGAGCCGGTCTCATGGATGCGCTATGGAAGCGGCCATATTAATGATACGTTTCGCCTGATCTGCAAAATCGGAGAAGGGGAAAAACACTACATCATCCAGAGGATCAACCATGAGGTCTTTAAGGATCCGGTTTCTCTTATGAAAAACATTGCGGGTGTCACTTCCTTTCTGCGGGAACGGATCGAGGCCCAGGGCGGAGATCCGTCCAGGGAGACGCTTAATATAATAAAGGCAAGGGATGGAAAGGATTACTGCCAGGATGGCGACGGGAATTACTGGAGAGGTTATCTTTTTATTGAAGGGGCCACCACCTATGATAAGGTGAGGAATCCGGAGGATTTTTACCAGAGCGGCAAGGCATTCGGGCGGTTTAAACGCCAGCTGGCCCAGTATCCGGCTGATGAACTGTCGGAAACCATACCCAATTTTCATAACACTCCGGTTCGCATGGAAACGTTTAAGGCGGCTGTAAAGGCCGATGTATGCGGCCGCGCCCATCTGGTTGAGGAGGAAATAAAATTCGTCCTTGACAGGGAGAAGGAGGCGTCCATTGCCATGGATATGTTAAAGGCTGGCAGGCTCCCTCTCTGTGTCACCCATAACGATACCAAGCTTAACAACATTATGATCGATGATGTTACCGGGGAAGCCCTTTGCATCATTGACTTAGATACCATCATGCCCGGCTTATCGATCTTTGACTTCGGGGATTCCATCCGTTTCGGGGCCAATACGGCAGAGGAGGATGAGCCTGATGTAAGCAAAGTATCCTTATCCCTGCCCTTGTTTGAGATTTATACAAAAGGATATTTAGAAGGGTGCAAGGGAAGCCTGACGCCGGAGGAAAAACAGATGCTTCCCATGGGGGCAAAGCTGATGACCTTTGAGTGCGGCATGCGTTTTTTAACGGATTTTCTTCAGGGAGATACCTATTTTCATATAAGCAGAGAAAACCACAATCTGGACCGGACCAGGACCCAGTTTGCACTTGTGGCTGACATGGAAAAGAAGTGGAAGGAAATGGAGGAAATCGTCCGCAGGAGTGAAAAATAAATGTTTTGCTCTTGTATTTTGGGTCAAATGGGAGTGTTTGCATTCCCGCTTCATTGGGTGTCAACTGGATATACTTGTATATCCGTTTGATTTATAGGTATTAAAATATGAATAAGAAAGAGGAGAGAACATGAGAATATTGGTAACCGGAGGCGCCGGATACATCGGCAGCCATACATGTATCGAACTTTTGGAACAGGGCCACGAGGTTGTTGTGGTGGATAATCTTTGCAATTCCTCCAGGGTTTCATTGGAACGGGTAGAAGCCATTACCGGGAAAACGGTGGCCTTTTATGAGGCAGACCTTTTAGACAAAGATGCATTAGATGAGATATTTGATTATGAGGTGATCGATGCTGTAATCCATTTTGCAGGGTTAAAGGCTGTGGGAGAATCGGTTGTAAAACCTTTGGAATATTATCACAATAACATTACCGGAACTCTGAACCTGTGCGATGTCATGAGGGAACATAAGGTGAAGAATATCATATTCAGCTCCTCTGCCACTGTATACGGGGATCCGGCCTTTGTACCCATCACGGAAGACTGCCCCAAGGGAAAGATCACCAATCCTTATGGACAGACAAAGAGCATGCTGGAACAGATTCTTACGGACCTTCATACCGCAGATCCGGAGTGGAGCGTAATCCTCCTGCGCTATTTTAATCCTGTAGGCGCTCATAAAAGCGGTTTAATCGGAGAGGATCCTGCTGGAATCCCCAATAACCTGACTCCTTACATCACCCAGGTTGCTGTGGGCAAGTTAAAAGAGGTGGGAGTATTTGGCGACGATTATGACACGCCTGACGGAACAGGGGTACGTGATTACATTCATGTGGTGGATCTGGCCATCGGACATGTAAAAGCCCTTGAAAAAATTGCTTCTTCAGAACCGGAAGTCCGGATTTACAATCTGGGAACAGGTCAGGGTTTCAGCGTTCTTCAGATGATCCAAGCATTTTCAAAGGCATGCGGGAAACCCATCCCATATTCCATTAAGCCCCGCCGTCTGGGTGACATTGCAGAATGCTATGCGGATGCCTCCCTGGCAAAGAAAGAACTTGGCTGGGAAGCGGAGCGTGGAATTGATGAAATGTGCCAGGACTCCTGGAGATGGCAGTCAGGGAATCCAAATGGGTACAGGTAAGAGACTAAAAGCCTGAAAGCTTGCTTCCTGCATCATGTCCCGGCTGACCTGGCTGTAGGTCAGCCGGGGGCAGATGCTTATGGGGAATGATTGCATTTTCATATATTTCACTTTCTATTGATAAAATTTCAAATCATTTTGAGGTTAAAGATGAAAATTAAAAAGATGTTTAAGCAGATCAGGAATAATTATGTCATTAACCAAGTGAAAGGAATTAATATTCTGGAATTTGAACCGGATGAGATCATACGGTATCATATGGTTTTTTCGGGAAGAGTACAAGGCGTTGGTTTTCGTCTGGAGATTGAACAGCTGGCATTGAGATTAAAACTGACAGGTTGGATAAAAAATCTTGAGAGCGGAAGTGTTGAGATGGAAATTCAGGGAATGAAAAATAAGATAGATTTCCTTTTGGATTTCATGAATTCGTTAAAACGAATGAAAATAAATCAAATGAAAAAAGATATACAACCAGTTCTTAATCAGGAGCAGGAATTTGAAATATTATAATCCTGACTATATACGTTATTATAATTAAAGCGGAAGATTTCCGTTGTCAAAGTATCTATCCTTATGATTATCATTCGTTGGGCGGATACTTTTTTTTTACCTTGCTGCAGCTGTAAGAAGATGTTTTAAGTGTTATGCTCACAATAGAACCTCTGGTGAAAAATTAAGAAAGGAAGGTATGCTTGTATACTGCATACATAACAGAGATGCAAATTATTGAAAAGTTTATTGCTTCTAAATACGGTGAGGATGCTTTGTGTGAAGACGGTCTGTTTATCAATGATAAATTTATTGCAGTTATGGATGGGGTAACTGCCAAAGGGGAAATTTTATGGAACAATAAAACCAGCGGATTTCATGCAAAGGAAATTCTGATCAAAGCAATGGAACAATTAGATGGAAAGGAAGGTGCGTCTCAGGTGCTTGAATACTTATATTTTCAGCTTCATAAGCAATATAATGGCAATGAAGATTATTTTCTTAAAAATACTGCGGAGAGATTGCGGTCAACCATTGTAATATACAGCCAGAGACACAAGCAGATCTGGTGCTTTGGAGATTGTCAGTTCAGAATAAACGGGCAGTCGTTTAAAAAAGAAATGGAGATTGATGTGTTATTGGCAGAGGTAAGATCCGCTTATCTGCATTCGGTACTGATCAGCGGGAAATCGGCAGAGGAGCTTTGCCTTTCGGATCCCTCCCAGGAAATATTACTGCCTTTCATAAGAAATCAATTATATTTTTCCAATTGTGATAAAGGCGGCAAATACGAATTCAGCGTATTAGATGGTTTTTGTGATGATTTCTCCAAAGTAATCGTAGCTGATGTGAAAGCTGGGGATACGGTTATATTGGCCTCTGACGGATATCCCAGTTTAGAGCCGTCATTACAGGAAAGTGAGCTGTTTTTAAAAGAGCTGAAGGAAAAGGACCCATTATGTATTGACTGCTACAAAGCCGGATCCGGCTTCACAAACGGGAAGAGTTCCATTGATGACCGGACGTATATAAAATTTGTGGTGTAAAGAAAAAGCTGTTGTTCCGGCGGATCATTCGATTTGCCGGAACAACAGCTTAAATATTATTTTGAAATCAGCCGGTGAACTGCTTCATATATTTTTGCGGCGATATAAGGGTTATTCATTGTGTAAAGATGGATGCCGTCAGCA of the Lacrimispora indolis DSM 755 genome contains:
- a CDS encoding nucleotidyltransferase family protein; the encoded protein is MNKKPVLVIMAAGMGSRYGGLKQIDPVDAHGNKIIDFSIYDAVCAGFEKVVFIIKKDIEKEFKENIGDRMAAHVQVEYVYQELGKLPKGYEVPEGRVKPWGTGHAILCCKDAIDGPFAVINADDFYGRSAFVSIYDQLNRVSDGEKYQYTMVGYQLYNTLTENGHVARGVCSTDEDGKLVDINERTRIEKHGGKAEFTEDDGKTWTGLSEDTIVSMNMWGFTNSILKELEQRFAAFLDRELPKNPVKCEYFLPFVVDELLKEGKAEVSVLKSVDRWYGVTYKEDKETVVNAIKGLKEAGLYPEKLWEEM
- a CDS encoding phosphotransferase enzyme family protein, translating into MGDAQCGKIKEAIGLLAFEGEPVSWMRYGSGHINDTFRLICKIGEGEKHYIIQRINHEVFKDPVSLMKNIAGVTSFLRERIEAQGGDPSRETLNIIKARDGKDYCQDGDGNYWRGYLFIEGATTYDKVRNPEDFYQSGKAFGRFKRQLAQYPADELSETIPNFHNTPVRMETFKAAVKADVCGRAHLVEEEIKFVLDREKEASIAMDMLKAGRLPLCVTHNDTKLNNIMIDDVTGEALCIIDLDTIMPGLSIFDFGDSIRFGANTAEEDEPDVSKVSLSLPLFEIYTKGYLEGCKGSLTPEEKQMLPMGAKLMTFECGMRFLTDFLQGDTYFHISRENHNLDRTRTQFALVADMEKKWKEMEEIVRRSEK
- the galE gene encoding UDP-glucose 4-epimerase GalE; amino-acid sequence: MRILVTGGAGYIGSHTCIELLEQGHEVVVVDNLCNSSRVSLERVEAITGKTVAFYEADLLDKDALDEIFDYEVIDAVIHFAGLKAVGESVVKPLEYYHNNITGTLNLCDVMREHKVKNIIFSSSATVYGDPAFVPITEDCPKGKITNPYGQTKSMLEQILTDLHTADPEWSVILLRYFNPVGAHKSGLIGEDPAGIPNNLTPYITQVAVGKLKEVGVFGDDYDTPDGTGVRDYIHVVDLAIGHVKALEKIASSEPEVRIYNLGTGQGFSVLQMIQAFSKACGKPIPYSIKPRRLGDIAECYADASLAKKELGWEAERGIDEMCQDSWRWQSGNPNGYR
- a CDS encoding acylphosphatase codes for the protein MKIKKMFKQIRNNYVINQVKGINILEFEPDEIIRYHMVFSGRVQGVGFRLEIEQLALRLKLTGWIKNLESGSVEMEIQGMKNKIDFLLDFMNSLKRMKINQMKKDIQPVLNQEQEFEIL